From Vitis vinifera cultivar Pinot Noir 40024 chromosome 14, ASM3070453v1, a single genomic window includes:
- the LOC100855406 gene encoding receptor-like protein EIX2: protein MANINASIHFLLLIFLSSTFLHLETVKLGSCNGVLNVSCTEIERKTLVQFKQGLTDPSGRLSSWVGLDCCRWRGVVCSQRAPQVIKLQLRNRYARSPDDGEATCAFGDYYGAAHAFGGEISHSLLDLKYLRYLDLSMNYFGGLKIPKFIGSFKRLRYLNLSGASFGGTIPPHLGNLSSLLYLDLNSYSLESVENDLHWLSGLSSLRHLDLGNIDFSKAAAYWHRAVSSLSSLLELRLPGCGLSSLPDLPLPFGNVTSLSMLDLSNNGFSSSIPHWLFNFSSLAYLDLNSNNLQGSVPDGFGFLISLKYIDLSSNLFIGGHLPGNLGKLCNLRTLKLSFNSISGEITGFMDGLSECVNGSSLESLDLGFNDNLGGFLPDALGHLKNLKSLRLWSNSFVGSIPNSIGNLSSLKEFYISENQMNGIIPESVGQLSALVAVDVSENPWVGVITESHFSNLTNLTELAIKKVSPNVTLAFNVSSKWIPPFKLNYLELRICQLGPKFPAWLRNQNQLKTLVLNNARISDTIPDWFWKLDLQVDLLDFANNQLSGRVPNSLKFQEQAIVDLSSNRFHGPFPHFSSKLSSLYLRDNSFSGPMPRDVGKTMPWLINFDVSWNSLNGTIPLSIGKITGLASLVLSNNNLSGEIPLIWNDKPDLYIVDMANNSLSGEIPSSMGTLNSLMFLILSGNKLSGEIPSSLQNCKIMDSFDLGDNRLSGNLPSWIGEMQSLLILRLRSNFFDGNIPSQVCSLSHLHILDLAHDNLSGFIPSCLGNLSGMATEISSERYEGQLSVVMKGRELIYQNTLYLVNSIDLSDNNLSGKLPELRNLSRLGTLNLSINHLTGNIPEDIGSLSQLETLDLSRNQLSGPIPPSMVSLTSLNHLNLSYNKLSGKIPTSNQFQTLNDPSIYTNNLALCGEPLPMKCPGDDEATTSGVDNEDHDDEHEDEFEMKWFYVSMGPGFVVGFWGVFGPLIINRSWRRAYFRFLDEMKDRMMVVITHLQKKCKWERRQHGT from the coding sequence ATGGCTAATATCAATGCCTCCATTCATTTCCTTCTGCTTATTTTCCTCTCCTCCACTTTTCTCCACCTTGAAACTGTTAAACTTGGTTCCTGCAATGGCGTTCTCAATGTCAGCTGCACtgaaattgagagaaaaacCCTTGTTCAGTTCAAACAAGGTCTTACTGATCCTTCCGGCAGGCTCTCTTCTTGGGTTGGCCTGGATTGCTGTAGATGGAGAGGTGTGGTGTGCAGCCAGAGGGCACCTCAAGTCATCAAACTCCAACTTCGCAACCGGTATGCTAGAAGTCCAGATGACGGTGAAGCTACCTGTGCTTTTGGGGATTATTATGGAGCAGCTCATGCATTTGGCGGCGAGATAAGTCATTCTTTacttgatttgaaatatttgaggTACTTGGACTTGAGCATGAACTATTTTGGAGGACTCAAAATCCCCAAGTTCATTGGATCATTCAAGAGGTTGAGATATCTCAATCTCTCAGGTGCATCCTTCGGTGGAACTATCCCACCCCACCTAGGGAACCTTTCTAGCCTGCTCTATCTTGATCTCAACTCATATTCTCTTGAATCAGTTGAGAATGACCTGCACTGGTTATCAGGTCTTTCTTCTCTGAGACACCTTGATTTGGGAAATATAGATTTTAGCAAGGCTGCAGCTTATTGGCATCGAGCTGTTAGCTCCCTTTCTTCACTCTTGGAACTACGCTTACCTGGATGTGGGCTTTCTTCCCTTCCTGATCTCCCTCTTCCATTTGGTAATGTCACCTCACTTTCGATGCTCGATCTCTCCAATAATGGCTTCAGCTCCTCCATACCTCACTGGTTGTTCAACTTTAGTAGTCTTGCATACCTTGATCTCAACTCCAACAATCTTCAAGGCAGTGTTCCCGATGGATTTGGtttcttgatttccctgaaatACATTGATTTgtcttctaatttatttattggagGTCACCTACCAGGAAACTTAGGAAAGCTTTGCAACTTGCGAACTCTCAAACTCTCTTTCAACAGTATTAGTGGTGAGATTACTGGATTCATGGATGGCTTGTCCGAGTGTGTAAACGGTAGTAGCTTAGAGTCTCTGGATTTGGGGTTCAATGATAATCTGGGTGGGTTTCTTCCTGATGCTTTGGGACATCTAAAGAACTTAAAGTCTCTTCGTCTGTGGAGCAACTCATTCGTGGGGTCAATTCCAAACTCCATTGGAAATTTGTCGTCCTTGAAAGAATTCTACATCTCTGAAAATCAAATGAATGGGATAATTCCAGAGAGTGTGGGGCAACTCTCAGCATTGGTTGCAGTGGATGTCTCAGAGAATCCTTGGGTTGGTGTTATAACCGAGTCTCATTTCTCCAACCTCACAAACTTAACTGAGTTGGCAATCAAGAAGGTATCTCCAAACGTTACCTTGGCCTTCAATGTGAGTTCTAAATGGATTCCTCCTTTTAAACTCAATTACCTGGAACTCAGAATATGCCAACTAGGTCCCAAATTTCCTGCATGGCTGAGAAACCAAAACCAGCTGAAGACATTAGTGCTCAACAATGCAAGGATTTCAGACACTATACCTGATTGGTTTTGGAAGTTGGACTTGCAGGTCGACCTATTGGACTTTGCCAATAATCAACTGAGTGGGAGAGTCCCAAATTCATTGAAATTTCAAGAACAAGCTATTGTGGATTTGAGTTCCAACCGCTTTCACGGTCCATTCCCACACTTTTCTTCAAAGCTGAGTTCATTGTATTTGAGAGACAATTCATTTTCTGGACCAATGCCTCGGGATGTTGGCAAAACCATGCCCTGGCTGATAAATTTTGATGTCTCTTGGAACTCTCTAAATGGTACCATTCCCTTGTCTATAGGTAAGATTACGGGTTTGGCAAGTCTGGTTCtctcaaataataatttgtCTGGTGAAATTCCTTTGATTTGGAATGATAAACCAGATTTGTACATTGTAGATATGGCAAATAACAGCTTATCTGGTGAGATCCCTAGCTCAATGGGCACCCTGAATTCACTTATGTTCTTGATACTGAGTGGCAACAAACTTTCAGGGGAAATTCCTTCTTCACTGCAGAATTGCAAGATCATGGATAGTTTTGACCTTGGCGACAATAGATTATCGGGGAACCTTCCATCATGGATAGGAGAGATGCAATCGTTGTTGATTCTACGCCTGCGATCAAACTTCTTTGATGGAAACATTCCCTCCCAAGTGTGCAGTCTTTCCCATCTTCATATATTGGACCTCGCACATGATAATCTGTCTGGATTCATTCCTTCTTGTTTGGGAAATTTAAGTGGCATGGCTACTGAAATTAGCAGTGAGCGATACGAGGGGCAATTGTCAGTTGTGATGAAAGGAAGAGAACTCATATATCAGAATACTCTGTATCTTGTGAATAGCATAGATCTTTCAGACAATAATTTATCAGGAAAGTTGCCTGAACTAAGAAATCTTTCAAGACTAGGCACCCTGAACTTGTCCATAAACCATTTGACAGGAAATATACCAGAGGACATTGGGAGCTTAAGTCAATTAGAAACTCTGGACCTCTCAAGAAACCAGCTATCTGGCCCGATTCCACCAAGCATGGTTTCTCTGACTTCCTTGAATCACTTGAACCTATCATACAACAAACTGTCTGGTAAAATTCCAACAAGCAACCAGTTCCAAACCCTCAACGACCCATCCATATACACGAATAACCTTGCACTCTGCGGGGAGCCTCTGCCAATGAAGTGCCCAGGCGATGATGAAGCTACTACTTCCGGGGTGGATAATGAAGACCATGATGATGAACATGAAGATGAGTTTGAAATGAAGTGGTTCTACGTCAGCATGGGGCCTGGATTTGTGGTGGGATTTTGGGGAGTTTTTGGCCCTTTGATAATAAATAGGTCTTGGAGGCGAGCCTACTTCCGGTTCCTGGATGAGATGAAAGATAGAATGATGGTGGTTATCACACATCTGCAAAAGAAATGCAAATGGGAAAGAAGACAACATGGAACTTGA
- the LOC100853744 gene encoding receptor-like protein EIX2, whose translation MANNNVFIQLLFLIITSSGFLFHEIIKVGSCQGDHQRGCIDTEKVALLKFKQGLTDPSGRLSSWVGEDCCKWRGVVCNNRSGHVIKLTLRYLDSDGTEGELGGKISPALLDLKYLNYLDLSMNNFGGIPIPEFIGSLEKLRYLNLSGASFGGPIPPQLGNLSSLHYLDLKEYFDESSQDDLHWISGLTSLRHLNLGGVDLSQAAAYWLQAVSKISSLLELHLPACALADLPPSLPFSSLITSLSVIDLSSNGFNSTIPHWLFQMRNLVYLDLSSNNLRGSILDSFANRTSIERLRNMGSLCNLKTLILSQNDLNGEITELIDVLSGCNSSWLETLDLGFNDLGGFLPNSLGKLHNLKSLWLWDNSFVGSIPSSIGNLSHLEELYLSDNSMNGTIPETLGGLSKLVAIELSENPLMGVVTEAHFSNLTSLKEFSNYRVTPRVSLVFNISPEWIPPFKLSLLRIRSCQMGPKFPAWLRNQTELTSVVLSNARISGTIPEWFWKLDLHLDELDIGSNNLGGRVPNSMKFLPGATVDLEENNFQGPLPLWSSNVTRLNLYDNFFSGPIPQELGERMSMLTDLDLSWNALYGTIPLSFGKLTNLLTLVISNNHLSGGIPEFWNGLPDLYVLDMNNNNLSGELPSSMGSLRFVRFLMISNNHLSGEIPSALQNCTAIHTLDLGGNRFSGNVPAWIGERMPNLLILRLRSNLFHGSIPSQLCTLSSLHILDLGENNLSGFIPSCVGNLSGMVSEIDSQRYEAELMVWRKGREDLYKSILYLVNSMDLSNNNLSGEVPEGVTNLSRLGTLNLSINHLTGKIPDKIASLQGLETLDLSRNQLSGVIPPGMASLTSLNHLNLSYNNLSGRIPTGNQLQTLDDPSIYENNPALCGPPTTAKCPGDDEPPKPRSRDSEEDENENGNGFEMKWFYVSMGPGFAVGFWGVCGTLIVKDSWRHAYFRLVYDVKEWLLMVISLNVARLRRKLNLGSI comes from the coding sequence ATGGCTAATAACAACGTCTTCATTCAACTTCTTTTTCTTATCATCACGTCCTCAGGGTTTCTTTTCCATGAAATCATTAAAGTTGGCTCCTGCCAGGGTGATCATCAAAGGGGTTGCATTGACACTGAGAAGGTGGCTCTTCTCAAGTTCAAACAAGGCCTCACAGATCCTTCGGGTCGGCTCTCATCTTGGGTCGGGGAAGACTGCTGCAAATGGAGAGGCGTGGTCTGCAACAACAGGAGCGGTCATGTCATCAAACTCACACTGCGTTATCTTGATAGTGACGGAACAGAAGGCGAGTTGGGTGGTAAGATCAGTCCTGCTTTGCTtgacttgaaatatttgaattacTTAGACTTGAGCATGAACAATTTTGGAGGGATTCCAATCCCCGAGTTCATTGGTTCATTGGAGAAGTTGAGATATCTCAATCTCTCTGGTGCATCCTTTGGTGGACCTATTCCTCCACAACTTGGAAATCTTTCCAGCCTGCATTACCTTGATCTTAAGGAATACTTCGATGAGTCAAGCCAGGATGATCTTCATTGGATATCGGGTCTTACTTCGTTAAGACACCTTAATTTAGGAGGTGTAGATCTAAGCCAGGCTGCAGCTTATTGGCTTCAAGCTGTTAGCAAGATTTCTTCTCTTTTGGAGTTGCACCTACCTGCTTGTGCACTTGCAGACCTTCCTCCCTCTCTTCCATTTTCCAGTCTGATCACTTCTCTTTCAGTCATCGATCTTTCCAGCAATGGTTTCAACTCCACAATACCCCACTGGTTATTCCAGATGAGGAATCTTGTGTATCTAGATCTCAGTTCCAACAATCTACGAGGCTCAATTCTAGATTCTTTTGCAAACAGGACTTCTATTGAAAGATTAAGAAACATGGGTAGTCTGTGcaatttgaaaacattgatcCTTTCTCAGAACGATTTGAATGGGGAAATAACTGAACTGATTGATGTTTTATCTGGGTGCAACAGCAGTTGGTTAGAGACGCTGGATCTGGGCTTCAATGATCTGGGTGGTTTTCTTCCTAATTCCCTTGGAAAACTCCATAACTTGAAGTCTCTTTGGCTTTGGGATAACTCCTTTGTAGGCTCAATTCCGAGTTCAATTGGAAACTTATCGCATTTGGAAGAATTGTACCTCTCAGATAACTCAATGAATGGGACCATCCCTGAAACTCTTGGAGGACTTTCCAAGTTGGTTGCGATAGAGCTATCTGAGAATCCACTGATGGGAGTTGTAACAGAGGCTCATTTTTCAAATCTTACAAGTTTAAAGGAGTTTTCAAACTATAGAGTGACCCCAAGAGTTTCCCTGGTCTTTAATATCAGTCCTGAGTGGATTCCTCCCTTTAAACTCAGCCTCCTCAGAATAAGATCATGCCAAATGGGTCCCAAGTTTCCCGCATGGCTTAGAAATCAAACCGAGCTCACCTCTGTAGTGCTCAGTAATGCTAGGATCTCAGGCACCATACCGGAGTGGTTTTGGAAGTTGGATTTGCATCTTGATGAGCTGGACATCGGTTCTAATAACCTGGGTGGCAGGGTGCCAAACTCAATGAAGTTCCTTCCTGGAGCCACTGTTGATTTGGAAGAAAACAACTTTCAGGGGCCCTTGCCATTATGGTCATCCAATGTGACGAGACTGAATTTATATGACAATTTCTTTTCTGGCCCAATTCCTCAGGAGCTTGGTGAAAGAATGTCCATGCTGACAGATCTAGATCTCTCCTGGAATGCTCTATATGGCACCATTCCCCTCTCCTTCGGGAAACTAACTAACTTATTGACCCTTGTCATCTCCAACAATCATTTGTCTGGAGGAATTCCAGAATTTTGGAATGGTTTACCTGACCTATATGTTTTAGACATGAACAACAACAATTTATCTGGTGAGCTGCCAAGTTCTATGGGTTCCCTAAGATTTGTTAGATTCCTAATGATAAGCAACAATCATCTTTCTGGCGAAATTCCTTCAGCTTTGCAGAATTGCACAGCCATTCATACTCTTGATCTTGGAGGCAACAGATTTTCAGGCAATGTTCCAGCATGGATAGGAGAAAGGATGCCTAACTTGCTTATTCTACGCTTACGATCAAATTTGTTCCATGGGAGTATTCCATCACAATTGTGCACTCTTTCTTCTCTCCACATACTGGATCTTGGAGAAAATAATTTGTCGGGATTCATTCCCTCTTGTGTGGGGAATTTGAGTGGCATGGTCTCTGAAATTGACTCTCAACGATATGAGGCCGAGTTGATGGTATGGAGGAAAGGAAGAGAAGACTTGTACAAAAGTATTCTTTATCTGGTTAATAGTATGGACTTGTCAAACAATAACCTATCTGGAGAGGTGCCTGAAGGAGTAACAAATCTTTCAAGACTTGGCACCTTGAACTTGTCCATAAACCATTTGACAGGAAAAATACCAGACAAGATTGCGAGCTTACAGGGGTTAGAAACTCTTGACCTCTCAAGGAACCAGCTTTCAGGCGTAATCCCCCCAGGTATGGCTTCTTTGACTTCCTTGAATCACTTGAACCTGTCGTATAACAACCTGTCAGGTAGAATTCCAACAGGCAACCAGTTGCAAACCCTGGATGATCCATCCATATATGAGAACAACCCTGCACTCTGTGGGCCTCCAACAACAGCCAAGTGCCCTGGTGATGATGAGCCGCCTAAACCACGCAGTAGGGACAGTGAAGAGGATGAGAATGAGAACGGAAATGGCTTTGAAATGAAGTGGTTCTACGTGAGCATGGGGCCAGGATTTGCGGTGGGATTTTGGGGAGTTTGTGGCACCTTAATAGTCAAGGATTCGTGGAGGCATGCTTATTTTAGGCTTGTGTATGACGTGAAAGAATGGCTGCTCATGGTTATCTCACTGAATGTGGCTCGTCTGCGGAGGAAACTGAATCTGGGTAGTATTTGA
- the LOC104881658 gene encoding uridine/cytidine kinase UKL1, chloroplastic, which produces MENALRACCKGIKIGKILIHRDGDNGKQLIYEKLPKDISERHVLLLDPVLATGNSAGQAIELLIQKGVPESHIIFLNLISAPEGIHCVCKRFPSLKIVTSEIDVALNEEFRVIPGMGEFGDRYFGTDD; this is translated from the exons ATGGAGAATGCATTACGTGCATGTTGCAAAGgaataaaaattggaaaaattctGATTCACCGTGATGGAGATAATGGGAAACAG CTCATATATGAGAAACTTCCTAAGGACATTTCAGAACGGCATGTCCTGCTTCTGGACCCAGTTCTTGCTACAG GGAATTCTGCTGGCCAAGCAATTGAACTACTCATTCAGAAAGGAGTTCCAGAATCTCATATAATATTCCTAAACCTCATCTCT GCGCCTGAGGGAATCCATTGTGTTTGCAAACGGTTCCCATCCCTTAAAATTGTGACTTCAGAGATTGATGTTGCATTGAATGAAGAGTTCAGGGTGATACCAGGCATGGGGGAGTTTGGTGACCGGTACTTTGGCACTGACGACTGA
- the LOC100852429 gene encoding receptor-like protein EIX2: MANINASIHFLLLIFLSSTFLHLETVKLGSCNGVLNVSCTEIERKALVQFKQGLTDPSGRLSSWGCLDCCRWRGVVCSQRAPQVIKLKLRNRYARSPEADGEATGAFGDYYGAAHAFGGEISHSLLDLKYLRYLDLSMNYFGGLKIPKFIGSFKRLRYLSLSGASFGGTIPPHLGNLSSLLYLDLNSYSLESVENDLHWLSGLSSLRHLDLGNIDFSKAAAYWHRAVSSLSSLLELRLPGCGLSSLPDLPLPFGNVTSLSMLDLSNNGFSSSIPHWLFNFSSLAYLDLNSSNLQGSVPDGFGFLISLKYIDLSSNLFIGGHLPGNLGKLCNLRTLKLSFNSISGEITGFMDGLSECVNGSSLESLDSGFNDNLGGFLPDALGHLKNLKSLRLWSNSFVGSIPNSIGNLSSLKEFYISENQMNGIIPESVGQLSALVAVDLSENPWVGVITESHFSNLTNLTELAIKKVSPNVTLAFNVSSKWIPPFKLNYLELRTCQLGPKFPAWLRNQNQLKTLVLNNARISDTIPDWFWKLDLQVDLLDFANNQLSGRVPNSLKFQEQAIVDLSSNRFHGPFPHFSSKLNSLYLRDNSFSGPMPRDVGKTMPWLINFDVSWNSLKHPFIISFFKFLM; the protein is encoded by the coding sequence ATGGCTAATATCAATGCCTCCATTCATTTCCTTCTGCTTATTTTCCTCTCCTCCACTTTTCTCCATCTTGAAACTGTTAAACTTGGTTCCTGCAATGGCGTTCTCAATGTCAGCTGCACTGAAATTGAGAGAAAAGCCCTTGTTCAGTTCAAACAAGGTCTTACTGATCCTTCCGGCAGGCTCTCTTCTTGGGGTTGCCTGGATTGCTGTAGATGGAGAGGTGTGGTGTGCAGCCAGAGGGCACCTCAAGTCATCAAACTCAAACTTCGCAACCGGTATGCTAGAAGTCCAGAAGCCGACGGTGAAGCTACCGGTGCTTTTGGGGATTATTATGGAGCAGCTCATGCATTTGGCGGCGAGATAAGTCATTCTTTacttgatttgaaatatttgaggTACTTGGACTTGAGCATGAACTATTTTGGAGGACTCAAAATCCCCAAGTTCATTGGATCATTCAAGAGGTTGAGATATCTCAGTCTCTCAGGTGCATCCTTCGGTGGAACTATCCCACCCCACCTAGGGAACCTTTCTAGCCTGCTCTATCTTGATCTCAACTCATATTCTCTTGAATCAGTTGAGAATGACCTGCACTGGTTATCAGGTCTTTCTTCTCTGAGACACCTTGATTTGGGAAATATAGATTTTAGCAAGGCTGCAGCTTATTGGCATCGAGCTGTTAGCTCCCTTTCTTCACTCTTGGAACTACGCTTACCTGGATGTGGGCTTTCTTCCCTTCCTGATCTCCCTCTTCCATTTGGTAATGTCACCTCACTTTCGATGCTCGATCTCTCCAATAATGGCTTCAGCTCCTCCATACCTCACTGGTTGTTCAACTTTAGTAGTCTTGCATACCTTGATCTCAACTCCAGCAATCTTCAAGGCAGTGTTCCCGATGGATTTGGTTTCTTGATTTCCCTTAAATACATTGATTTgtcttctaatttatttattggagGTCACCTACCAGGAAACTTAGGAAAGCTTTGCAACTTGCGAACTCTCAAACTCTCTTTCAACAGTATTAGTGGTGAGATTACTGGATTCATGGATGGCTTGTCCGAGTGTGTAAACGGTAGTAGCTTAGAGTCTCTGGATTCGGGGTTCAATGATAATCTGGGTGGGTTTCTTCCTGATGCTTTGGGACATCTAAAGAACTTAAAGTCTCTTCGTCTGTGGAGCAACTCATTCGTGGGGTCAATTCCAAACTCCATTGGAAATTTGTCGTCCTTGAAAGAATTCTACATCTCTGAAAATCAAATGAATGGGATAATTCCAGAGAGTGTGGGGCAACTCTCAGCATTGGTTGCAGTGGATCTCTCAGAGAATCCTTGGGTTGGTGTCATAACCGAGTCTCATTTCTCCAACCTCACAAACTTAACTGAGTTGGCAATCAAGAAGGTATCTCCAAACGTTACCTTGGCCTTCAATGTGAGTTCTAAATGGATTCCTCCTTTTAAACTCAATTACCTGGAACTCAGAACATGCCAACTAGGTCCCAAATTTCCTGCATGGCTGAGAAACCAAAACCAGCTGAAGACATTAGTGCTCAACAATGCAAGGATTTCAGACACTATACCTGATTGGTTTTGGAAGTTGGACTTGCAGGTCGACCTATTGGACTTTGCCAATAATCAACTGAGTGGGAGAGTCCCAAATTCATTGAAATTTCAAGAACAAGCTATTGTGGATTTGAGTTCCAACCGCTTTCACGGTCCATTCCCACACTTTTCTTCAAAGCTGAATTCATTGTATTTGAGAGACAATTCATTTTCTGGACCAATGCCTCGGGATGTTGGCAAAACCATGCCCTGGCTGATAAATTTTGATGTCTCTTGGAACTCTCTAAAGCATCCTTTTATCATTTCCTTCTTTAAGTTCCTCATGTGA